One Keratinibaculum paraultunense genomic window carries:
- the rpsD gene encoding 30S ribosomal protein S4 — translation MSRYTGPVCRLCRREGQKLYLKGDKCYTDKCPMSKRNYIPGQHGRSRKKLTEYGLQLREKQKVRRFYGIQESQMRKYFDMADKMHGITGENLLKLLELRMDNVVYRMGFASSRAEARQLVTHGHFTVNGKKVDVPSSILKVGDEIEVKSRSKNSPKFKELIENHRGSTVSWLDVSPEEMKGKIIAEPSREDIDIPVEEHLIVELYSK, via the coding sequence ATGTCTAGATATACAGGACCAGTATGTAGATTATGTAGAAGAGAAGGTCAAAAATTATATTTAAAAGGAGATAAATGCTATACTGATAAATGCCCAATGTCCAAGAGAAATTATATACCAGGGCAACATGGGCGATCCAGAAAAAAATTAACAGAATATGGATTACAGTTAAGAGAAAAACAAAAAGTGCGTAGATTTTATGGGATTCAAGAATCTCAAATGAGAAAATACTTTGATATGGCTGACAAAATGCACGGTATTACAGGTGAGAACTTATTGAAGTTATTAGAATTAAGAATGGATAATGTAGTATATAGGATGGGATTTGCTTCCTCTAGAGCAGAGGCAAGACAGTTAGTTACCCATGGACATTTTACTGTTAATGGAAAAAAAGTTGATGTACCATCATCTATATTAAAAGTGGGTGATGAAATAGAAGTTAAAAGTAGAAGCAAAAATAGTCCTAAATTTAAGGAGCTTATAGAAAACCATAGAGGAAGTACAGTTAGTTGGTTAGATGTTAGTCCTGAAGAAATGAAGGGTAAGATTATAGCTGAACCATCTAGAGAAGATATTGACATTCCAGTAGAAGAACACTTAATCGTTGAGTTGTATTCTAAATAA
- the rpsK gene encoding 30S ribosomal protein S11, giving the protein MAVKKVKTKKGKATRVRKRERKNIERGQAHIISTFNNTMVSLTDMQGNVISWSSAGQLGFKGSRKSTPFAAQQAAEEAARKAMEHGLKTIEVYVKGPGAGREAAIRSLQAAGLEVSLIKDVTPIPHNGCRPPKRRRV; this is encoded by the coding sequence GTGGCAGTTAAAAAAGTAAAAACTAAAAAAGGCAAAGCTACTCGTGTTAGAAAAAGAGAACGTAAAAATATAGAGAGAGGTCAAGCTCATATTATTTCAACATTTAACAACACCATGGTTAGCCTTACCGATATGCAAGGCAACGTTATTTCTTGGTCTAGTGCAGGACAATTAGGTTTTAAAGGTTCAAGAAAATCTACACCTTTCGCAGCACAACAAGCTGCAGAAGAAGCTGCAAGAAAGGCTATGGAACATGGTTTAAAAACAATAGAAGTATATGTAAAAGGGCCAGGTGCTGGAAGAGAAGCGGCAATAAGATCTCTTCAAGCAGCAGGTTTGGAGGTAAGCTTAATAAAAGATGTAACTCCAATTCCACACAATGGTTGTAGACCACCAAAACGTAGAAGAGTTTAA
- the rpsM gene encoding 30S ribosomal protein S13 has translation MARIAGVDLPRDKRIEIGLTYIYGIGRSRSNEILKKAGIDPDTRVKDLTEAEINTLRNIIDEYKVEGDLRREVAMNKKRLREINCYRGMRQRKGLPSRGQRTRTNARTCKGPRKQIGKKAKK, from the coding sequence ATGGCGAGAATTGCAGGTGTTGATTTACCAAGAGACAAAAGAATTGAGATTGGTTTAACCTATATTTATGGAATAGGCAGATCTAGATCTAATGAAATATTAAAAAAAGCAGGTATAGATCCAGATACTAGAGTTAAAGATTTAACTGAAGCAGAAATTAATACTCTAAGAAATATAATAGATGAATATAAAGTTGAAGGTGATCTTAGAAGAGAAGTTGCAATGAATAAAAAGAGGTTAAGAGAAATCAATTGCTATAGAGGAATGAGACAAAGAAAAGGACTTCCATCAAGAGGGCAGAGAACTAGGACAAATGCAAGAACATGTAAAGGTCCTAGAAAACAAATTGGTAAAAAAGCTAAGAAGTAG
- the rpmJ gene encoding 50S ribosomal protein L36, with product MKVRPSVKKMCEKCKVIRRKGKVMVICENPKHKQRQG from the coding sequence ATGAAAGTGAGACCATCAGTAAAAAAGATGTGTGAAAAATGTAAAGTTATTAGACGAAAAGGAAAAGTAATGGTAATTTGCGAAAATCCTAAACATAAACAAAGGCAAGGTTAG
- the infA gene encoding translation initiation factor IF-1, whose translation MSKKDVIEVEGTVVEALPNAIFKVELENGHEILAHISGKLRMNYIRILPGDKVVVELSPYDLSRGRITWRKK comes from the coding sequence ATGTCTAAAAAAGATGTAATAGAAGTGGAGGGTACTGTTGTAGAGGCCCTGCCAAATGCTATTTTTAAGGTGGAATTGGAAAATGGGCACGAGATATTAGCTCATATTTCTGGAAAATTGAGGATGAACTATATAAGAATACTTCCTGGAGACAAGGTAGTAGTAGAATTATCGCCCTATGACTTATCTAGGGGGCGAATAACCTGGCGAAAGAAGTAG
- a CDS encoding KOW domain-containing RNA-binding protein, whose translation MDSTSDITIGQVVKSRAGRDKGRIFLVLSIVDDQHVLIVDGDLRKLDKPKKKKIKHLTVYNTVLPELKYKLDNNIKINNAYIRKLLEPFNKNF comes from the coding sequence ATGGATTCAACTAGCGACATAACCATTGGACAGGTGGTTAAGTCGAGAGCCGGGAGAGATAAAGGTAGAATTTTCTTAGTATTAAGTATTGTAGACGACCAACATGTTTTAATAGTAGATGGTGATCTAAGAAAGCTTGATAAACCTAAGAAGAAGAAGATAAAACATTTAACAGTTTACAACACTGTATTACCTGAATTAAAATACAAGTTGGATAATAATATAAAAATAAATAATGCTTATATTAGAAAATTGTTAGAACCTTTCAATAAGAATTTTTGA
- a CDS encoding adenylate kinase produces the protein MRLILLGPPGAGKGTQASAIVKKYNIPHISTGDIFRENIKMGTELGKKVKEYMDKGLLVPDDIVVSIVKDRILKDDCKDGFLLDGFPRTVNQGEALDKELSNMGLKLDKVINLNVEKEILIERITGRRICKDCGATYHIKFNPPAKKGICDNCGGKLYQREDDTQETVEKRIEVYQQQTKPLIDYYTKKGLILNIDGSKAIDEIFEAIVKALEG, from the coding sequence TTGAGATTAATATTACTTGGGCCTCCAGGTGCAGGCAAAGGAACTCAAGCATCAGCTATAGTTAAGAAATATAATATACCTCATATATCAACAGGAGATATATTTAGAGAAAATATAAAAATGGGAACAGAATTAGGTAAAAAAGTTAAAGAGTATATGGATAAAGGCTTATTGGTTCCAGATGATATAGTAGTATCTATAGTAAAAGACAGAATACTGAAAGATGATTGTAAAGATGGTTTTTTACTAGACGGCTTTCCAAGAACAGTAAATCAAGGAGAGGCTTTAGATAAAGAACTTTCTAATATGGGTTTAAAATTAGATAAGGTAATAAATTTAAATGTAGAAAAGGAAATATTGATTGAAAGAATTACAGGAAGACGAATTTGCAAGGATTGTGGTGCAACTTACCATATTAAATTTAATCCTCCAGCAAAGAAAGGAATCTGTGATAATTGTGGAGGTAAACTCTATCAAAGAGAAGATGACACACAGGAGACAGTAGAAAAAAGAATTGAAGTTTACCAACAACAAACTAAGCCTTTAATTGATTATTATACTAAAAAAGGGTTAATATTAAATATAGACGGTTCTAAAGCAATAGATGAAATATTTGAAGCAATAGTTAAAGCTTTAGAAGGATAG
- the secY gene encoding preprotein translocase subunit SecY: protein MLSTLKNAWKIPEIRKRIIFTILMLLVIRLGSAVPVPYMDKNVIKEIFEMGQVGVLEFLDLMAGGTFSNFSIFALNIYPYITASIIIQLLTIAIPKLEEIAKEGEEGRKKIAQWTKYGAIILALIQAIAMTRGFFYQALQAKGFLQNSIVIISLIAGTSFLIWIGDLITDKGIGNGISLIIFVGIISRIPLEIVKFVELVSVGALSPIKLILFLVVALVIIAIVVALQEGERRIPVQYAKRVVGRKMYGGQSTHIPLKVSMSGVIPVIFSTSLLAFPQTIALFFKGEPSEWITKYLTVQGTVGIWVYSILNVLLIIFFTYFYTAIQFNTVEYAKNLQQYGGFIPGIRPGRPTAEYLDKVISRITFVGAISLALIASLPIILSHIFKLNINFGGTAIIIVVGVVLETVKQIESQMMMRHYKGFLK from the coding sequence ATGCTTTCAACCTTGAAAAATGCTTGGAAGATACCAGAAATTAGGAAAAGAATCATCTTTACAATATTAATGTTATTGGTAATTAGATTGGGATCAGCTGTTCCAGTTCCATATATGGATAAGAATGTTATAAAAGAGATATTTGAAATGGGGCAAGTTGGAGTATTAGAATTTCTAGATTTAATGGCAGGTGGAACTTTTAGTAACTTTAGTATATTTGCATTAAACATATATCCATACATTACTGCATCTATTATTATTCAACTTCTAACGATTGCTATACCAAAATTAGAGGAAATAGCAAAGGAAGGCGAAGAAGGAAGAAAAAAAATTGCTCAATGGACCAAATATGGAGCTATAATATTAGCTTTAATACAAGCTATAGCAATGACTAGAGGATTCTTTTATCAGGCTTTACAAGCAAAAGGTTTCTTACAAAATAGCATAGTTATAATATCTCTAATAGCTGGAACATCCTTTTTAATATGGATAGGAGATCTTATTACAGATAAAGGTATTGGTAATGGTATTTCTCTTATCATATTTGTTGGTATAATATCAAGGATTCCTTTAGAGATAGTTAAATTTGTAGAGTTAGTTAGTGTTGGAGCTTTAAGTCCAATTAAGTTGATTTTATTTTTAGTAGTAGCATTAGTGATAATAGCTATAGTAGTAGCATTACAGGAAGGGGAAAGAAGAATACCAGTACAATATGCTAAAAGGGTAGTAGGAAGAAAGATGTATGGTGGGCAAAGTACCCATATACCTTTAAAGGTATCTATGTCAGGAGTTATTCCTGTAATATTTTCAACATCTTTGTTGGCTTTTCCGCAAACTATAGCTTTATTCTTTAAAGGAGAGCCATCAGAATGGATAACTAAGTATTTAACAGTACAAGGGACTGTAGGAATATGGGTATATTCTATACTAAATGTATTGTTGATCATATTCTTTACGTATTTTTATACTGCTATTCAATTTAATACAGTTGAATATGCAAAGAATTTGCAACAATATGGAGGATTTATTCCTGGTATTAGACCTGGAAGACCTACAGCGGAATATTTAGATAAAGTAATATCAAGGATAACCTTTGTAGGAGCTATATCCCTTGCACTAATAGCATCACTACCAATTATATTATCTCACATATTTAAGTTGAATATCAATTTTGGTGGTACAGCTATAATAATTGTAGTAGGGGTAGTATTGGAAACTGTAAAACAGATTGAATCTCAAATGATGATGAGACATTATAAAGGTTTCTTGAAATAA
- the rplO gene encoding 50S ribosomal protein L15, whose product MKLNNLRPQAGGGTKKAKRVGRGTSSGHGKTSGRGHKGQKSRSGGGVRPGFEGGQMPLIRRMPKRGFTNIFAKQYAIVNIEDLNRFDENTIVTPELLIDEGVVKKGKAVDGIKVLGNGELTKKLTVKAHKFSKTAAEKIEAAGGKVEVI is encoded by the coding sequence ATGAAATTAAATAATTTAAGGCCCCAAGCTGGTGGCGGTACAAAAAAAGCAAAAAGAGTTGGTAGAGGAACTAGCTCAGGTCATGGTAAAACATCTGGAAGAGGGCATAAAGGTCAAAAATCAAGATCTGGTGGCGGAGTACGTCCAGGTTTTGAAGGTGGACAAATGCCTTTAATCAGAAGAATGCCTAAACGAGGATTTACTAATATATTTGCTAAGCAATATGCTATAGTAAATATTGAGGATTTAAATAGATTTGATGAAAATACTATAGTGACTCCAGAATTATTAATTGATGAAGGAGTAGTAAAAAAAGGTAAAGCAGTAGATGGCATAAAAGTGCTAGGGAATGGAGAGTTAACTAAAAAATTAACTGTAAAAGCCCATAAATTCAGCAAAACTGCTGCTGAAAAAATAGAGGCTGCAGGGGGAAAGGTAGAGGTGATATAG
- the rpmD gene encoding 50S ribosomal protein L30: MAKIKIKLVKSTIGKPEKHRKIIEALGLRKIGQIVEKEDTPQIRGMIDKVDYMVEVIE; encoded by the coding sequence ATGGCTAAAATCAAGATAAAATTGGTTAAAAGCACTATTGGGAAACCAGAAAAACATAGGAAAATTATTGAAGCTCTTGGACTAAGAAAAATTGGTCAAATAGTAGAAAAAGAAGATACCCCTCAGATAAGAGGTATGATAGATAAAGTAGACTATATGGTAGAAGTAATAGAATAA